Genomic window (Escherichia fergusonii ATCC 35469):
CTGTTACCGCTGGCGGGGATTACGGAGCCGTAGAGTGGCAAGCGGGAGGTTTAAATACGCTTGTCGACACCCAGGGACAGGAGTTTATCGACTGCCTGGGAGGTTTTGGAATTTTCAACGTGGGGCACCGTAATCCAGTTGTGGTTTCCGCCGTACAGAATCAACTTGCGAAACAACCGCTGCACAGCCAGGAACTGCTTGATCCATTACGGGCGATGCTGGCAAAAACACTTGCTGCACTGACGCCCGGTAAACTGAAATACAGCTTCTTTTGTAATAGCGGCACCGAGTCCGTGGAAGCGGCACTGAAACTGGCGAAAGCGTACCAGTCACCGCGCGGTAAGTTTACCTTTATAGCCACCAGCGGCGCGTTCCATGGTAAATCGCTGGGCGCACTGTCGGCCACGGCAAAATCGACCTTCCGCAAGCCGTTTATGCCGTTGCTGCCGGGTTTCCGTCATGTACCGTTTGGTCATATCGAGGCCATGCGTACTGCTCTTAGCGAGTGCAAAAAAACCGGTGACGATGTTGCCGCAGTGATCCTCGAGCCGATTCAGGGCGAAGGTGGCGTCATTCTGCCGCCGCCAGGTTATCTCACCGCTGTGCGTAAGCTGTGTGATGAGTTTGGCGCCCTGATGATCCTCGATGAAGTGCAAACCGGTATGGGGCGCACGGGCAAAATGTTCGCCTGCGAGCATGAGAACGTGCAGCCGGATATCCTCTGCCTTGCCAAAGCGCTCGGCGGCGGCGTAATGCCAATTGGCGCAACCATCGCCACCGAAGAGGTGTTCTCGGTGCTGTTCGATAACCCGTTCCTGCACACCACCACCTTTGGCGGCAACCCGCTGGCCTGTGCGGCAGCGCTGGCGACCATCAATGTGTTGCTGGAGCAGAACTTACCGGCTCAGGCTGAACAGAAAGGCGACATGCTGCTGGACGGTTTCCGTCAACTGGCGCGGGAATATCCCGATCTGGTACAGGAAGCGCGTGGCAAAGGGATGTTGATGGCGATTGAATTTGTCGATAACGAAATCGGCTACAACTTTGCCAGCGAGATGTTCCGCCAGCGAGTACTGGTTGCCGGAACACTCAACAACGCTAAAACGATCCGTATTGAACCACCACTGACACTGACCATTGAACAGTGTGAACTGGTCAT
Coding sequences:
- the ygjG gene encoding putrescine aminotransferase translates to MNRLPSSASALACSAHALNLIEKQTLDHEEMKALNREVIEYFKEHVNPGFLEYRKSVTAGGDYGAVEWQAGGLNTLVDTQGQEFIDCLGGFGIFNVGHRNPVVVSAVQNQLAKQPLHSQELLDPLRAMLAKTLAALTPGKLKYSFFCNSGTESVEAALKLAKAYQSPRGKFTFIATSGAFHGKSLGALSATAKSTFRKPFMPLLPGFRHVPFGHIEAMRTALSECKKTGDDVAAVILEPIQGEGGVILPPPGYLTAVRKLCDEFGALMILDEVQTGMGRTGKMFACEHENVQPDILCLAKALGGGVMPIGATIATEEVFSVLFDNPFLHTTTFGGNPLACAAALATINVLLEQNLPAQAEQKGDMLLDGFRQLAREYPDLVQEARGKGMLMAIEFVDNEIGYNFASEMFRQRVLVAGTLNNAKTIRIEPPLTLTIEQCELVIKAARKALAAMRVSVEEA